A single Lolium perenne isolate Kyuss_39 chromosome 6, Kyuss_2.0, whole genome shotgun sequence DNA region contains:
- the LOC127308939 gene encoding UDP-glycosyltransferase 72B1 isoform X2 produces the protein MAPSYPSVHGTAATMSGDSDSDNARAPHVVLLSSPGMGHVVPVAELARKLHAEHGFTATVFAYASSDSAAQRDFLASLPPAVGSALLPAVPLDDLVAAGAAIETLLSVEAQRSVQALTALLADIGKANNLVAFVADLFGADTLPAARAAGVPGYLFFPSNLLMLSLMLHLPRLDAEMDGEFRDLPEPVRLPGCVAVPGPEILQPLQDRTSDAYRWMRHHGERYRDADGILVNTFDAIEPGAAAVLRRSEPWRPPVYPVGPVIRRADDGEDATGCMEWLDAQPDRSVLFISFGSGGALPAAQMDELARALELSGQRFLWVVRSPTDRAADPGANYYDGAKSKDYPLQFLPLGFLERTKEVGLVVPSWAPQVRVLGHRATSAMVTHCGWNSVLESVMHGVPLIAWPLYAEQGQNAVMLSEEIKVAMRPKSGGAQGLILGEDIAEVVNDMMNGKDGEAARKKVVELQVAARSGLAPSGISHDSLLEVNHSPESGFC, from the exons ATGGCCCCGTCGTACCCATCCGTCCATGGCACGGCAGCCACGATGTCGGGCGACAGCGACAGCGACAACGCGCGCGCGCCGCACGTCGTGCTGCTCTCGTCGCCGGGCATGGGCCACGTGGTGCCGGTGGCGGAGCTGGCGCGCAAGCTACACGCCGAGCACGGCTTCACCGCCACGGTCTTCGCCTACGCGAGCTCCGACTCCGCGGCGCAGCGCGACTTCCTGGCCTCCCTCCCGCCGGCCGTCGGCAGCGCGTTGCTCCCGGCCGTCCCGCTCGATGACCTCGTCGCGGCTGGGGCCGCCATCGAGACGCTGCTCTCCGTGGAGGCCCAGCGCTCCGTGCAGGCCCTGACCGCCCTGCTCGCTGACATCGGCAAAGCCAACAACCTCGTCGCCTTCGTGGCGGACCTCTTCGGCGCCGACACGCTCCCGGCCGCGCGCGCCGCGGGCGTGCCCGGGTACCTCTTCTTCCCCTCCAACCTGCTCATGCTCTCCCTCATGCTCCACCTCCCGCGCCTCGACGCCGAGATGGACGGCGAGTTCCGCGACCTGCCGGAGCCCGTCAGGCTGCCGGGATGCGTGGCCGTGCCCGGACCCGAGATCCTGCAGCCGCTCCAGGACAGGACCAGCGACGCCTACCGGTGGATGCGGCACCACGGCGAGAGGTACCGGGACGCGGACGGAATACTGGTGAACACGTTCGACGCCATCGAGCCGGGCGCGGCCGCGGTGCTCCGGCGGAGCGAGCCGTGGCGCCCGCCGGTGTACCCGGTCGGTCCGGTGATACGGCGGGCAGACGACGGCGAGGACGCCACAGGCTGCATGGAGTGGCTGGACGCGCAGCCTGACAGGTCGGTGCTGTTCATCTCGTTCGGCAGTGGGGGCGCGCTGCCCGCGGCGCAGATGGACGAGCTGGCGCGCGCGCTGGAGCTCTCCGGGCAACGGTTTCTGTGGGTCGTGAGGAGCCCCACTGACAGGGCGGCCGACCCTGGTGCAAACTACTACGACGGGGCAAAGAGCAAGGACTATCCACTGCAGTTCCTGCCATTAGGGTTCCTCGAGAGGACGAAGGAGGTGGGCCTGGTGGTCCCGTCGTGGGCCCCGCAGGTCAGGGTCCTCGGCCACCGGGCGACGAGTGCCATGGTAACGCACTGTGGGTGGAACTCGGTTCTTGAGAGCGTGATGCACGGCGTGCCGCTGAttgcgtggcctctgtatgccgaGCAGGGACAGAACGCTGTGATGCTCTCTGAAGAGATAAAGGTAGCAATGAGACCAAAGTCTGGAGGTGCACAAGGGTTGATACTTGGAGAAGACATTGCAGAGGTCGTGAATGACATGATGAATGGCAAGGACGGTGAAGCGGCACGAAAGAAGGTAGTGGAGCTTCAGGTGGCTGCGAGGAGTGGGCTGGCTCCGAGTGGCATATCCCACGACTCACTTCTGGAGGTG aatcactcaccggagtcaggattctgctag
- the LOC127308939 gene encoding UDP-glycosyltransferase 72B1 isoform X1, which translates to MAPSYPSVHGTAATMSGDSDSDNARAPHVVLLSSPGMGHVVPVAELARKLHAEHGFTATVFAYASSDSAAQRDFLASLPPAVGSALLPAVPLDDLVAAGAAIETLLSVEAQRSVQALTALLADIGKANNLVAFVADLFGADTLPAARAAGVPGYLFFPSNLLMLSLMLHLPRLDAEMDGEFRDLPEPVRLPGCVAVPGPEILQPLQDRTSDAYRWMRHHGERYRDADGILVNTFDAIEPGAAAVLRRSEPWRPPVYPVGPVIRRADDGEDATGCMEWLDAQPDRSVLFISFGSGGALPAAQMDELARALELSGQRFLWVVRSPTDRAADPGANYYDGAKSKDYPLQFLPLGFLERTKEVGLVVPSWAPQVRVLGHRATSAMVTHCGWNSVLESVMHGVPLIAWPLYAEQGQNAVMLSEEIKVAMRPKSGGAQGLILGEDIAEVVNDMMNGKDGEAARKKVVELQVAARSGLAPSGISHDSLLEVVRKWKQNTC; encoded by the coding sequence ATGGCCCCGTCGTACCCATCCGTCCATGGCACGGCAGCCACGATGTCGGGCGACAGCGACAGCGACAACGCGCGCGCGCCGCACGTCGTGCTGCTCTCGTCGCCGGGCATGGGCCACGTGGTGCCGGTGGCGGAGCTGGCGCGCAAGCTACACGCCGAGCACGGCTTCACCGCCACGGTCTTCGCCTACGCGAGCTCCGACTCCGCGGCGCAGCGCGACTTCCTGGCCTCCCTCCCGCCGGCCGTCGGCAGCGCGTTGCTCCCGGCCGTCCCGCTCGATGACCTCGTCGCGGCTGGGGCCGCCATCGAGACGCTGCTCTCCGTGGAGGCCCAGCGCTCCGTGCAGGCCCTGACCGCCCTGCTCGCTGACATCGGCAAAGCCAACAACCTCGTCGCCTTCGTGGCGGACCTCTTCGGCGCCGACACGCTCCCGGCCGCGCGCGCCGCGGGCGTGCCCGGGTACCTCTTCTTCCCCTCCAACCTGCTCATGCTCTCCCTCATGCTCCACCTCCCGCGCCTCGACGCCGAGATGGACGGCGAGTTCCGCGACCTGCCGGAGCCCGTCAGGCTGCCGGGATGCGTGGCCGTGCCCGGACCCGAGATCCTGCAGCCGCTCCAGGACAGGACCAGCGACGCCTACCGGTGGATGCGGCACCACGGCGAGAGGTACCGGGACGCGGACGGAATACTGGTGAACACGTTCGACGCCATCGAGCCGGGCGCGGCCGCGGTGCTCCGGCGGAGCGAGCCGTGGCGCCCGCCGGTGTACCCGGTCGGTCCGGTGATACGGCGGGCAGACGACGGCGAGGACGCCACAGGCTGCATGGAGTGGCTGGACGCGCAGCCTGACAGGTCGGTGCTGTTCATCTCGTTCGGCAGTGGGGGCGCGCTGCCCGCGGCGCAGATGGACGAGCTGGCGCGCGCGCTGGAGCTCTCCGGGCAACGGTTTCTGTGGGTCGTGAGGAGCCCCACTGACAGGGCGGCCGACCCTGGTGCAAACTACTACGACGGGGCAAAGAGCAAGGACTATCCACTGCAGTTCCTGCCATTAGGGTTCCTCGAGAGGACGAAGGAGGTGGGCCTGGTGGTCCCGTCGTGGGCCCCGCAGGTCAGGGTCCTCGGCCACCGGGCGACGAGTGCCATGGTAACGCACTGTGGGTGGAACTCGGTTCTTGAGAGCGTGATGCACGGCGTGCCGCTGAttgcgtggcctctgtatgccgaGCAGGGACAGAACGCTGTGATGCTCTCTGAAGAGATAAAGGTAGCAATGAGACCAAAGTCTGGAGGTGCACAAGGGTTGATACTTGGAGAAGACATTGCAGAGGTCGTGAATGACATGATGAATGGCAAGGACGGTGAAGCGGCACGAAAGAAGGTAGTGGAGCTTCAGGTGGCTGCGAGGAGTGGGCTGGCTCCGAGTGGCATATCCCACGACTCACTTCTGGAGGTGGTAAGGAAATGGAAGCAGAACACATGTTGA